A segment of the Candida albicans SC5314 chromosome 2, complete sequence genome:
GTTGATGACACTACACTAACACTTGACATCTTCCTCGCATCCAGAGCAACTGGCATGGTTTCGGTGTTAGTCGCATTAAGGGTCATTGCTGATGCTAATGGCAGAACAGAACTTTTCACTGATGTCTTTGGTTGTGGCTGTTTCTCCATCTCGTTATCTGACACTTCACTAACAGTTCCACTAACTTCTGCTGTTAATGCatcatctttttcaataccTTGTTTGGAAACATCTGGATGTTGGGTTTTAACAATATGCGTTGCTGGATCATTGTCCTCTCTGTTTGGTAAGGCATTCTTGGCTTTACGACCACGGCCccgtttctttttctgcACTGGTTCTTCAACATTCTTTAAAGTGATATCCACATACGGTGTAAtgcttatttttttgaatttttgcTCTTCAACAGTACTGTTGAACGAATGATATGAATAATTATAGAAAGGGTAAGGGTATGGATATTGCAACCCTTGTAACATAATATCGCTGAGGTAATTTTCTGGTGGCCTTACAATAGGACCAAAAGACCCGttgacaatttcaaaatctaaCAACtgcaaaaaattaataatattcgAGTTCAAATAAACTAAATGGACAACCTCCCAATAATTCAACagataaatcaattcaacCACGTATTTTGTAATATGGGATGCAAGCGATAGGTTAAAATAACTTGTTGAGAACTTTAGTAAAGAATCAAAGTTATCTATTAATATTTTCGAGAGATAGTTGTTAGGAAAAGTCAGTTGAGAAGGGTGTGGTGTAGGCAAGTTTTGTTGTAATTTGGGTTTTTTAGTTTGTGGTTCTGAGACGTTGTTGTATCTATAATCGTCTGGTTTCAGAGCAGGTAAGGACGAAGTTAGCTCAGACAATGAATTTTCAAGATTAATGCGAATATTATCGTCCAactctttttcttccaataacaaatataacaattcttgtaatttgGCTGAATATTgtacaatttcttcattataTAATACATTTGATATTATAAATCTTGAGCTATGAGGGCGTAGTTTCATTAATTCAGCGACAATGGGATCATCTGAATCAGCTTCCAGGTCgctattattataatacGGTAATGAACGTGGGATTCGTTTGGTAATTCGTTTAACAAGTTCTGTTGGATGAAAATCAAGATTGATTGTAGTCATGTTCTAATAGATATATTATGTTAGTAATGTTATACGTAAAAAGAATCTTCAATGAAAGACAAAACTCAAAACTTGTTTAACCAAAAATTATTGCAATAACTGGTAAACTGTAACAAATCTAACCTGTCAAACATTTGGTGACGAATAGCTTTAATTGATTGTCTTTCTTATTCTTAATTAAACTGCACTTTAGTAGAAAAAACTTAACTCACATACAAGTATGGGAGGCGATTCTCCTCTACTGTTGGACATGATTATTGTCTTGGAAACAAAAATAGTTGTGGTGGAAACAGAATAATCTGGAATCAAATAGTTTGTAAATGTGATACAAGTAAATTAGTTTTATTATGTCGTGGgattttccttttccttttccttttttttttttcaagttttttttttgccctttatttgttttgtttgtttgcCAGTTGTTGCGATTTCTGCAACAACGTTAAATAAAGGACATGCATGCACGACTTTCTGTCTTTTTTTCACGACCTCATTTGCAATCGCTTTTTGTCTCTCTCGATATCATACTACTTACATACATATATTACCATTCTCTATAAAAATATACTGGTGCCTCCTATTGATTGTTGTCGTTCATAATCTATTACTATATCTGACTCAACTTGAATATTACCACTGTTGCTTGCCGATCTAGCATTGCCAGCTGATTTGAGGTACGATTGATTGACATTACCGCTGCTGTTGTTCAACGTTTCTCCGTCATCAACTGTAAATGACTCATCGGTCTGAATTATATCTTCAATAAACTTAGTGTCCTCACTTTGACGGAACAACCTTGCATATACTTTATCAGTGTCTTCCCCTAAAAATCTCAATACTTTTTTGAAGACTACTTCGTAAACATCATTACCCCATAAATTATCCAAATGTTCGTGATTCTCAACAGGATAAGCTTTCGTTGTCAGCTTAGGCAATTGTGATTTCATGACGTCTATGTCCACCAATGAATCTGTTGTTCCGTAAATTAAACGTATAGGGACTTGAATGTTTTTCAAAGGGTAACTTATTGGCTTTAATCCCGACAAATTCGAATTTGAATCATGGTacatttggaaattttttgaagaCATAACCTGAAACCAATGAACAACACATTTGACACTTGTTGTAGAATACAAGTGTGCATAGCTACTTAATTTCTGTAATTTGGTAATATTTGTGGCTCGccaattaaataataaatagtTGGCTATGTCAATCATATTATCAAACAATGGTGGGTACATTATTCTCTCCCAAAAAATACATGATGGCATCAACACTCTTCGACTGAACAACAAGTAAATCACATTGGGCGAcgatttcaacaaaatatcTAAGAATTTTGAATACAAACCGTGCGGTGTTGTTGCTGGGGATATGGCAATCAACTGATCGATTTTGTCCGTCAAATCGGAATTAACGGATACACTAGCAAAGGCTTGGGCACTGCCTTGACTGAACCCGATATAAGTCAATTTGGATTTCTTGGTGGTTTGTAAAATGTAATCAATAGTGTCGGGGATATCAAATAAagcaaattcatcaattgaaaaatccCAATATTTGGTGGAATTCAAATTGTAAAACAAGTGTTTTTGGCTGTACTTATTACCACGATTATTGCCCAACCAAACATCATAACCCAAATCATACAATATAAATGGTAAGTTCTGATACTTGTCAATCATAGTAACCCATATTTCACTGCACATCAATAAACCGTGATGTAAATATATAACTTTCCCGTTAGATGGTCTATTCTTACCTTTTATTCTATGGATGGTCAAAAGATAATCGTCCTGAGTTCTGACTATTCTGCTCTCTATTTCGTATCCAAATAAACTGACCATCTGTTCAATATTTTCcgaattcaataattcaataGTCAAATCGTAACTCTTCTTGGTGAACTTGGGAATATCGGATTTTATATACAGATATTTAATGTTCTCTTCATCGTTTATATCAATCTTTTTCTGTTTGATAATTAGGGTGATTGGATTTGGTGTGAACTTGTACACTTGTTTGGTGACAAATGTACAAAAATCGATGAATTTACTTGGCAAAAGAGTTGTTATcaatgaaataataaactcGACCCATGCCAAAGTGAAGGAGATAATAATCAATGGCCAATCCAGTAAACTGAGTCTACCAATAAGTGGAATCGTCATTGTCGTATAGTATTTGAAGGTTTGTTGTATTATTCAGCTCTTGTAGAAAGTATGTAGTAAAGGTgttaaaatttaataaaggAAAGAAGGGGTAGGGGGTGTTTATAGAGCAAGGGGGacagttgaaaaaaaaaattaaaagagTAAGAGCAAGTGTTATCGTTTATGTTGCTGTTAATCgttctttattatttttttccgCGTGACTttggaaataataataatcaccCAGGAGAAGAATGATTTTTCCATTTGCAAAGCAAGTCGTGTCTCAGAGtacaaacaattaattgCTACCAACTGTTCAAtgagaaaaattgaatattcaAATCTTGTGGCGAATCTacaaaaatgaatattGAAGCCATTCAGTATATATAGCGTAATAAGTGTTTTGAGCTATGACTTGTTTGTTCTATCAATCATGCAAAGTCAGAGTtagttttcaaaactatCATCATATTTTGAGTTTCTACTCCAcggaaataataattttagtttttctCAATCAAGAACGGGCTGTGCCACCCTAAAATTATCAACCCCCAAAAATCGAATAAATGATGCCAAACGtgtcaaaaaattgaaatttcatATAGGTATTTTGCAGAAAGTACGAAATATATTTGTTGATGTGTGATTCGTTCTTGAATCAATTAAGATAAAAGGTatacttttgattttgttccACGTTTAGCCTTTCTGATCTTGGATCAGTTCTTACTATGTGTGGTATGCATACAATTTTTTGggtatttttatttttccaagtatcaacatcaactaCACTGCTATCAAAAATAGCATCCAGGAAAAGAGCTTGTCAGTGGAATCTGCAACTTCTAGGGATTTACCAGCCGTTGAACATTTAATACATTCTGTTGAACCAATTTGAAACGAGGCAAAGTATGTACGGCTCAAACTATTTATTCCTGATGTAAAGTTAAAAGTTTTAAAAGGTTATTGTTGTCGGACCGAATCCATCATTCATTAATCTGGTTTGAGATAAAGTTAGCGCCGATTATGATTCTTTATTCCTAAGAGATAAAGTTTATGTTTATGCACAGCGCCTCGATCGCATGAAAGTGTTGACGCACGGCGGCTTCATCGcttaaaatcaaaaaaaacttcATCAAATACTTCTTTCCTTTATTAATTTCTGATAACATTGGAGTCATCGCTTCTAACCAAAGCAAAGCCTTGTGAAAAAGAGTTCAAAAATGCATAAAGAATACCATGACTTCTTGGAATTGTTGGAGTATAAATAGATACCACATAGACCTCAAAAGATGTTGATTCAGTAAAGCACCATTTAATTGGAAAATCTTAAACTTTCAAGTCATAATGGAATTATCAAACTATACTCATTGGGAAATTGTTTCATACGTACAGGTATTTTTGTTTGCAATTTTGCTTGTTGCTTTCTTGGTAATtacatcaattaaaaaaaaagaaagaaaagggTTACGTCAAATCTTACCattctttatctttttcacAATTTTCCTCGTATTAAAAATAGTCGGTGGTATTCTTGGTTTGGTGTTTATTCATCAAAAAACTTTTAATGttagtttatttattcCTACATTcatatttgattcaattggttTGGGTTTTATAGCTAGAAGTATCACATCTTTGGTCACCCATAATTTCAAGTATCAAGATGATTTGCCTGAATTCTTTAGATCAAAACACCAAAAGgctaaaaataacaatagttCCAATGCATACAAAAAATCCGATAATGACAGTGACAActataatgatgataatgacgAAATCAACTATTGGCCATTTAGAGTATTAACAATCATCTTGATTGCAGCTATAGTTGTGAATATTGTGGGCACCAACATCAGTGTTAACAATCAAGGTTCTTCAATGGGTacttcattaattaaagtaggatcaattttatttttaattgaaattttattaatgattttatttttggttaCCATTGGTTTGAGTGGATCTCAATTGAATACCGTTGTTTATTTACTAATTGTTGGTTTGGTAGTTTTGATTGTTAGATgtgttttttcaatactcAGTGGTTTCCATTGGAGCACCTGGGAAAACCCAAGTCCTTACATTATCTATTTTGGTAAATATCAGTATTATACTTTTCTTGCATTGTTACCCGAAGTGATAACTGCTATTATTATACTTGTTGCCTTTATGTTCTGGTAGAGGAGAGAAACgataattgattatgaGCTTTCTTGtataaaattattgacAAATAGACAGTAGAAAATAAATGTATTTCTTGTGATGTATCTATATACATGAAAAGCCAAATTCTATTTACACAAGCACTTGTCTGAAACACTATTTACATGATTTAAACTTACTCTTGATCACATGGGTCCATTATTTCCACtatttgaagaagattGATTTCTAGGCTGATTGTGGTCATTGCCATATCTGTCAAAACGGTTGTCAATTTCCTGTGGGTAATCATTGGTTTCATGATAGTTACCATGTTTTAATCTTAAGGAGCATTCTGGACATTGGCAACCcatatgatgatgatttctAAATTCGAATGTTCTTCTAACACAGTCTGGACATTGACATCCCCAGTGATGGAATCTTCTAGACCAGGGTGGGCGATTTCCTGAAACAATAGAACCTAAAATAAAGGCGCCACCTAATAAGAATAAACTGCCAAATCCAAATCGACAAAATGGAGCACCTCGATAAAATCCACGATAATacattttaaaattgaagtGTAGTTGTAATAGTTCtttgattcaaaaaaaaaaaataatgaaagagggaagaaaaagacaacaacaattgattcaaaaaattgagatTTTATTGCTCTATTTATACCAGTTTGTAAGTAtgtgaaaaagaaaggaaagaagaagaagagtgGGGAGAGACGAGAGTTAACGGCGTGACTTACATGGTTTTGCAGTCAACTTATTCCTGAAACATTGCTGTGTTCGTGTGCGGACCATAGACAAGTTAACGCCGTCGACGGAATTAACTCAAAGTACATATTCTCCGAAAGTAGTATCCTCCAAGTAACTGAAaccaaatataaaacaataCTATTCTTTCATTTCTCCATAAACACTTCCCACGACTTGAGTATTAAAATGACTGAAAACATTGATCACTAAACTAAACTCAGTAGTATAATTAAAACTTATTTTGATAGAGTGTTTCTCAAATACAATGAAGTCAGAGACACATTTTATTTCCGTTTGCTCAAGGTCAAATTTCGGAATTTCAATCATATTGTGTCAAATAAAAGATAAAGGGCGGCAAGAAACAGacaactaaaaaaaaaactgatCTCAATTGCACTACACTACACCACGCTAcacattttcttttatacCCCTTGAATTAACAATTctatttcaaacaaatacTTATAATCTTCATAACCCCAATGTCTAAAGCTTTATCTTGTTACGCATTTGAATCTTTA
Coding sequences within it:
- a CDS encoding uncharacterized protein (Ortholog(s) have sterol esterase activity, role in cellular lipid metabolic process, sterol metabolic process and fungal-type vacuole, integral component of membrane, lipid particle localization); amino-acid sequence: MTIPLIGRLSLSDWPLIIISFTLAWVEFIISLITTLLPSKFIDFCTFVTKQVYKFTPNPITLIIKQKKIDINDEENIKYSYIKSDIPKFTKKSYDLTIELLNSENIEQMVSLFGYEIESRIVRTQDDYLLTIHRIKGKNRPSNGKVIYLHHGLLMCSEIWVTMIDKYQNLPFILYDLGYDVWLGNNRGNKYSQKHLFYNLNSTKYWDFSIDEFALFDIPDTIDYILQTTKKSKLTYIGFSQGSAQAFASVSVNSDLTDKIDQLIAISPATTPHGLYSKFLDILLKSSPNVIYLLFSRRVLMPSCIFWERIMYPPLFDNMIDIANYLLFNWRATNITKLQKLSSYAHLYSTTSVKCVVHWFQVMSSKNFQMYHDSNSNLSGLKPISYPLKNIQVPIRLIYGTTDSLVDIDVMKSQLPKSTTKAYPVENHEHLDNLWGNDVYEVVFKKVLRFLGEDTDKVYARLFRQSEDTKFIEDIIQTDESFTVDDGETLNNSSGNVNQSYLKSAGNARSASNSGNIQVESDIVIDYERQQSIGGTSIFL
- a CDS encoding uncharacterized protein (Proten of unknown function; transcript positively regulated by Sfu1; Hap43 repressed; Spider biofilm induced); protein product: MYYRGFYRGAPFCRFGFGSLFLLGGAFILGSIVSGNRPPWSRRFHHWGCQCPDCVRRTFEFRNHHHMGCQCPECSLRLKHGNYHETNDYPQEIDNRFDRYGNDHNQPRNQSSSNSGNNGPM
- a CDS encoding uncharacterized protein (Plasma membrane-associated protein; heterozygous null mutant displays sensitivity to virgineone; Spider biofilm induced); this encodes MELSNYTHWEIVSYVQVFLFAILLVAFLVITSIKKKERKGLRQILPFFIFFTIFLVLKIVGGILGLVFIHQKTFNVSLFIPTFIFDSIGLGFIARSITSLVTHNFKYQDDLPEFFRSKHQKAKNNNSSNAYKKSDNDSDNYNDDNDEINYWPFRVLTIILIAAIVVNIVGTNISVNNQGSSMGTSLIKVGSILFLIEILLMILFLVTIGLSGSQLNTVVYLLIVGLVVLIVRCVFSILSGFHWSTWENPSPYIIYFGKYQYYTFLALLPEVITAIIILVAFMFW